In one Fusarium keratoplasticum isolate Fu6.1 chromosome 5, whole genome shotgun sequence genomic region, the following are encoded:
- a CDS encoding Zn(2)-C6 fungal-type domain-containing protein, producing MGRRSKQTSCFACVETKRRCDKRLPSCSRCLDRDMVCTYPPLPPSCRRPPPDPTTIDTAPDDGFSGVWAPTGFDGDAGSDNHVGLVPDSALLDSALAASLMCPSFNFLPTPSSSTMIDPPASVQLTRRFGDLDWFLQPQAWTVAFHYKPPDAIPPASVFSNFIRGLQDWLSRFVRNGHNPFIHRHLYSESGYPQCIQDAYSAIAISNAATAQNENIIGAISSAHISNLLNPESASSSMSFNTPSARDHLARTQALLIHILLALFSSSIQRRARAESLMSTLHVWNTQLWESVNQDTTFAPLLRNITPAYGGTHIGDVDPVPALYRAFVLSESIRRTWLLCNLATGVYNSLRGEFAEGCGGDIQITTHAKLWEAPSSARWEAVARHTDPLFIYSLHGPSLLERGVGAAQVDEFARHLFTVMWGMEKVESWVVRTGDEVSVVY from the coding sequence ATGGGTCGGCGGTCCAAGCAAACGTCTTGCTTCGCGTGCGTCGAGACCAAGCGTCGATGTGACAAGAGACTCCCATCGTGCTCGCGCTGTCTAGATAGGGACATGGTCTGCACATATCCACCTCTCCCGCCCAGCTGCCGACGTCCGCCGCCGGACCCTACCACCATCGACACTGCTCCTGACGATGGATTCAGTGGTGTGTGGGCCCCCACTGGCTTCGATGGCGATGCAGGCAGTGACAATCACGTCGGGCTTGTCCCGGATTCGGCGCTGCTTGACTCGGCGTTGGCTGCAAGTCTGATGTGCCCATCTTTTAACTTTttgccaacaccatcctcgaGTACGATGATCGATCCCCCCGCCTCTGTCCAGCTGACGAGGAGATTTGGGGACTTGGATTGGTTCCTCCAGCCTCAAGCTTGGACAGTAGCGTTCCATTACAAACCGCCAGATGCAATACCCCCAGCTTCTGTCTTCTCAAACTTCATCCGGGGCCTACAAGACTGGTTATCACGCTTTGTCCGCAACGGCCACAACCCCTtcatccatcgccatctttATTCTGAGTCAGGCTACCCGCAGTGTATACAAGATGCATACTCTGCTATTGCCATTTCAAACGCCGCCACTGCCCAGAACGAGAACATCATCGGTGCAATCTCGTCCGCTCACATCTCCAATCTGCTCAACCCGGAGTCAGCTTCAAGCTCCATGTCCTTCAACACACCCTCAGCTAGAGATCATCTCGCCCGCACACAAGCCCTTCTCATCCACATCCTTCTTGCACTATTTTCCTCCTCTATTCAACGTCGGGCTAGAGCCGAGAGTTTAATGAGTACGCTTCATGTCTGGAACACTCAGCTATGGGAATCTGTAAACCAAGATACAACATTCGCCCCTCTATTGCGAAACATTACCCCAGCATACGGTGGAACTCATATCGGAGACGTCGATCCCGTCCCAGCCCTATACCGAGCCTTTGTCCTCTCCGAGTCCATCCGTCGAACCTGGCTACTTTGCAACCTTGCCACGGGTGTCTACAACAGTCTCAGAGGCGAATTCGCCGAGGGGTGCGGGGGCGATATTCAGATCACGACTCATGCAAAATTGTGGGAGGCGCCCTCTTCAGCGCGTTGGGAGGCCGTTGCTCGCCACACTGACCCGTTGTTCATCTATAGTCTCCACGGCCCGTCACTTCTCGAGCGCGGTGTCGGTGCTGCCCAGGTGGACGAGTTTGCGCGACATTTGTTTACAGTCATGTGGGGGATGGAGAAAGTGGAGAGTTGGGTGGTGAGAACAGGGGATGAAGTTTCGGTGGTGTATTAA
- a CDS encoding Lysophospholipase codes for MVQLWSVSAIFALHILRLEAATLGYEPRYAVSTDLQVRALPDSPSGGYAPEVVDCPRTRPTIRTADALSDEETSWIPVRRNNTFDPMRKLLENAAIPNFNATSYLDRVRDNTTALPNIGIAISGGGYRALMNGAGFLSAADSRTGHDSAVSGLLQASTYLAGLSGGGWLVGSMFANNFSTIPDLQRGAEGSSLWRFDRSIFEGPEERGIGILNTVDYWTQVVDAVDEKAKGWDTSITDFWGRALSYQLINASEGGPAYTFSSIQDTSSFKDADTPFPILVSDERAPGQRIISLNATVFEFNPYELGSWDPTTFGFAPLRYLASNFSDGSVSRNGKCVRGFDQFGFVMGTSSSLFNQFLLQNVTAVGEDSGIPSFLTKAVENVLKGLDKDDNDIAQYAPNPFRGWNPSTNPSEKDFQLSLVDGGEDLQNIPLHPLIQPIRGVDIIFAIDSSADTNNNWPNGTALRASYDRSLEDIGNGTLFPPVPSAETFINNGLNRRPTMFGCDADNFTLSDGQVVPPLVVYVPNAPYTTLSNVSTFKPSYTIEQRDQIITNGFNSATQGNGTVNKDWPVCVACAIMSRSWWKAGETVPDACQTCFDKYCWDGKSNNTRVNDYEPSFIIKNETEDSNDANGLGHNFALTVGVALAVVFFGY; via the coding sequence ATGGTCCAGCTATGGTCCGTCTCGGCGATCTTCGCCCTGCACATCCTCCGTCTTGAGGCGGCGACCCTCGGCTACGAACCTCGCTATGCGGTTTCTACAGATTTGCAGGTTCGAGCTCTTCCCGACTCTCCCAGTGGTGGCTACGCTCCAGAGGTTGTCGACTGTCCTCGCACGCGACCAACCATTCGTACAGCAGATGCTCTGTCGGATGAGGAAACCTCGTGGATTCCTGTCCGCAGGAACAACACCTTTGACCCTATGCGTAAGCTACTTGAGAATGCCGCCATCCCCAACTTCAACGCGACTTCCTATCTCGACAGGGTCCgcgacaacaccaccgccCTACCCAACATTGGCATCGCCATCTCTGGCGGTGGCTATCGCGCCCTAATGAACGGAGCCGGGTTCTTGTCAGCTGCCGACTCACGAACCGGACACGACAGCGCCGTCAGCGGGCTTTTGCAGGCGTCGACTTACCTTGCCGGGCTATCCGGTGGTGGCTGGCTCGTGGGGTCCATGTTCGCCAACAACTTCTCCACCATTCCCGATCTGCAACGGGGCGCTGAAGGGTCCTCGCTTTGGCGGTTCGACCGGTCAATCTTTGAGGGGCCCGAGGAGAGGGGGATTGGGATTTTGAATACGGTCGATTACTGGACTCAGGTTGTGGATGCCGTCGATGAGAAGGCCAAAGGATGGGACACGTCCATCACGGATTTCTGGGGCCGCGCTCTTTCTTATCAGCTGATCAACGCCTCAGAAGGTGGTCCGGCCTACACGTTCTCGTCGATCCAGGATACTTCGTCTTTCAAGGATGCCGACACACCGTTCCCGATTCTTGTCTCCGATGAGCGCGCCCCCGGTCAGCGCATCATCTCGTTAAACGCGACCGTCTTTGAGTTCAATCCCTACGAACTCGGCTCCTGGGATCCCACAACCTTTGGATTTGCTCCCCTCCGTTATCTGGCTTCCAACTTTAGCGATGGCTCGGTTTCTCGCAACGGTAAATGTGTCCGTGGTTTCGACCAGTTTGGCTTCGTCATGGGCACCTCTTCATCCCTCTTCAACCAATTTCTCCTCCAGAATGTCACTGCAGTTGGCGAAGATTCTGGCATTCCATCCTTCCTCACAAAGGCCGTTGAAAACGTCCTCAAGGGTCTGGATAAAGATGACAACGACATCGCCCAATACGCGCCTAACCCGTTCCGCGGCTGGAACCCCTCTACCAACCCTAGTGAGAAGGATTTCCAGCTCTCGTtggtggatggtggtgaggatTTGCAAAATATCCCCCTTCATCCGTTGATCCAGCCTATTCGTGGCGTGGACATTATCTTTGCCATTGACTCGTCTGCTGATACTAACAATAATTGGCCCAACGGCACTGCCCTGCGTGCTTCGTACGACCGTTCTCTGGAGGATATTGGCAATGGTACTCTGTTCCCTCCCGTGCCTTCTGCCGAGACTTTCATCAACAACGGCCTTAACCGGCGTCCTACCATGTTTGGCTGCGACGCGGACAACTTTACGCTCTCCGATGGACAGGTTGTGCCGCCCCTGGTTGTCTACGTCCCGAATGCGCCGTACACGACCTTGAGCAATGTCTCTACATTCAAGCCCTCTTACACCATCGAACAGCGCGACCAGATCATCACAAACGGCTTCAACTCCGCCACACAGGGCAACGGGACCGTCAACAAGGACTGGCCCGTGTGTGTCGCCTGTGCCATCATGAGCCGCAGCTGGTGGAAGGCCGGAGAGACCGTTCCTGATGCATGCCAGACTTGCTTCGATAAATACTGCTGGGACGGAAAGTCTAACAATACCCGTGTCAACGACTATGAGCCtagcttcatcatcaagaatgaGACTGAGGATAGTAACGATGCCAACGGTCTTGGACATAACTTTGCGCTTACTGTTGGGGTTGCCTTGGCTGTTGTGTTCTTTGGATACTGA
- a CDS encoding DUF2263 domain-containing protein, which produces MGHNGSQSLQDILKNVAQETLGLLPNLLGQLQSTAAAHAARKYSLETLHRLDPNYCPSYPQPATIRVINEDTLNAAIRLSQSLKVGPPDPRMASPHVAILNFANRYKPCGGFLNGRMAQEEALCYRSSLALSLNRNLYPLSGQEALYSPYVLIFRHDMAHGHRIMREVSPRNLPVVSAVTIAALYRPRIHTFKLRGGIEQPVFEKDEDRNITKNKMRLALRIAARKGHRSLVLGAFGCGVYANPPEDVAHCWLEVLREKEFHGNWWREVWFAVYDPKQEGNYEIFQKVLAGKRV; this is translated from the coding sequence ATGGGGCACAACGGGTCTCAGTCTCTGCAGGACATCCTCAAAAACGTTGCACAGGAGACTTTGGGCCTTCTGCCTAATCTCCTAGGCCAGCTCCAAAGCACAGCCGCCGCCCACGCTGCGCGCAAGTACTCGCTCGAGACCCTTCATCGCCTGGATCCGAACTACTGCCCTTCGTATCCTCAGCCGGCTACCATTAGAGTCATTAACGAGGATACTCTCAACGCTGCTATTCGTCTGTCGCAGTCGCTCAAAGTTGGCCCACCCGACCCTCGAATGGCCAGCCCGCATGTGGCCATCCTCAATTTTGCGAACCGCTACAAGCCCTGCGGTGGATTTCTAAATGGCCGCATGGCTCAAGAGGAGGCGCTGTGCTACCGCAGCTCTCTGGCTCTGAGCCTTAACAGAAATCTCTATCCGCTCTCTGGGCAAGAAGCTCTCTACAGCCCGTATGTGCTTATCTTTCGTCATGACATGGCTCATGGGCATCGCATCATGAGAGAGGTTTCTCCTAGAAACCTCCCTGTCGTCAGTGCCGTGACCATCGCGGCCCTCTATCGTCCTAGGATTCACACGTTCAAGCTAAGGGGCGGCATCGAACAGCCAGTCTTTGAAAAGGACGAGGATCGTaacatcaccaagaacaaAATGAGACTTGCCCTGCGGATCGCGGCTCGCAAAGGACACCGCtcccttgttcttggggCGTTTGGGTGTGGCGTGTACGCAAACCCTCCCGAGGACGTTGCCCATTGCTGGTTGGAGGTGCTTCGTGAGAAGGAGTTTCATGGGAACTGGTGGCGTGAGGTCTGGTTTGCTGTCTATGATCCGAAGCAGGAGGGTAACTACGAGATCTTTCAGAAGGTCCTTGCTGGCAAGAGAGTTTGA
- a CDS encoding HET domain-containing protein: MLCQECKAVFKRPMSLKKESSRLEFLIATFKYDISLRDFEAKAKRCYICRGILREIVKANRPELQGDSALQIQYSHGILANQTRNGPWFRSGVKLDGSFLAGAWMHFEKAKDEETPNLMGASTGSKESLDFLKDCLEKCRTEHQSCPSTSSGAAWVPTRLIQVEQDSIRLVDSSETTISDPFVSLSHCWGGAEILKLTTGNINVLKDDIPFLELPETFQDAIQVVRSLGIRYIWIDSLCIIQNSDQDWQKEASTMLEVYKYALFNIAATASTNSFGGLFQDRDSHLVQSEVVDLDTEAIKGRFHLVDHGYFAQAVDEAPLNLRSWVAQERMLSPRIAHFAFDQVIWDCAELTACESLPHGSTAWSRYEARPMTFGCKQGSALLSPAKTVDEGLGQWGTIVNTYSACGLTVLGDKLIAISGVANHLRDELKMEYCVGLWRPKMEIQLAWVVQSLQADRPPRNDLAPTWSWASLNGAVHLQQVNIYEGYDVSPLCSITEVSLRRDTDEHRGEKVSGYLRMRCALNPITIEGDSKSCRMRGKGMEEHGRAAHVDSPDVVGAERLFFVPLFDVQAPMSFEQRWKVSSEIRGIIVQGVMGRPGVYTRCGHAFISGAVRTDTRKFDETYDALKSPAGKAELPCEEYDADSGHLIKLV; this comes from the exons ATGCTGTGCCAAGAATGCAAGGCCGTGTTCAAACGGCCTATGTCCCTGAAGAAGGAGTCTAGCCGGCTAGAGTTCCTGATTGCTACGTTCAAATACGATATTTCCCTGCGTGATTTTGAAGCGAAAGCCAAGCGCTGCTATATCTGCCGAGGCATCCTCCGAGAGATCGTCAAAGCTAACAGACCTGAGCTACAAGGGGACTCGGCCCTGCAGATTCAGTACAGCCATGGGATCCTGGCTAACCAGACAAGAAACGGGCCTTGGTTCCGAAGTGGAGTAAAGCTCGATGGATCGTTCCTCGCGGGGGCTTGGATGCATTTTGAAAAGGCCAAAGATGAAG AAACGCCTAATCTAATGGGCGCAAGCACCGGCTCAAAAGAGAGCTTAGACTTTCTGAAAGACTGTCTGGAGAAATGCCGCACTGAACATCAGTCTTGTCCTTCTACGAGCTCCGGTGCTGCTTGGGTTCCTACCCGGCTCATCCAAGTTGAACAAGACAGCATAAGACTTGTGGACTCTTCTGAAACAACCATATCTGACCCATTTGTCTCTCTCAGTCACTGTTGGGGAGGCGCTGAGATTTTGAAGCTCACCACCGGGAACATCAATGTCTTGAAAGACGACATTCCCTTCCTCGAGCTGCCAGAGACGTTTCAAGACGCAATCCAAGTCGTCAGAAGCCTGGGCATTAGATATATCTGGATTGATTCACTGTGTATTATACAAAATTCGGATCAAGATTGGCAGAAGGAAGCAAGCACCATGCTTGAGGTGTACAAGTATGCCTTGTTCAACATCGCAGCAACTGCCTCGACCAACAGCTTCGGGGGTTTATTTCAGGACAGAGATTCCCACCTCGTGCAGTCAGAGGTAGTTGACCTCGAcaccgaggccatcaaaGGTCGATTTCATCTCGTGGACCATGGATACTTTGCTCAAGCTGTTGACGAGGCTCCGCTTAATCTTCGATCGTGGGTTGCCCAGGAACGCATGTTGTCGCCTCGCATCGCGCATTTTGCATTTGACCAAGTCATATGGGACTGCGCTGAATTAACCGCTTGCGAGTCACTTCCTCATGGTTCAACGGCCTGGTCCAGATATGAGGCAAGGCCGATGACGTTTGGATGCAAGCAGGGTTCGGCCTTGCTCTCACCTGCAAAGACCGTCGATGAGGGCTTAGGCCAGTGGGGGACCATTGTCAACACCTACTCTGCCTGTGGCTTGACAGTGCTTGGAGACAAGCTTATCGCCATCTCAGGCGTAGCCAACCACCTACGAGATGAGCTCAAGATGGAGTACTGTGTCGGTCTGTGGAGGCCCAAGATGGAGATACAACTCGCATGGGTCGTGCAGAGTCTGCAGGCCGATCGACCACCTCGTAACGATCTTGCTCCAACATGGTCTTGGGCATCGCTCAATGGAGCGGTGCATCTACAGCAAGTCAATATTTACGAAGGATACGATGTCAGCCCACTATGTTCCATCACTGAGGTCAGTCTTCGTCGGGACACTGATGAGCATCGTGGTGAGAAGGTCTCTGGGTATCTTCGCATGCGATGCGCTCTTAACCCCATCACAATCGAAGGCGATTCGAAGTCCTGTCGAATGCGGGGGAAGGGAATGGAGGAGCACGGCAGAGCCGCTCATGTTGACTCGCCTGACGTTGTCGGGGCGGAGCGGCTCTTTTTCGTGCCTCTGTTTGACGTTCAGGCGCCAATGTCATTTGAACAGAGGTGGAAGGTCAGTTCAGAGATTAGAGGTATTATTGTTCAAGGTGTCATGGGACGACCGGGAGTGTATACGCGGTGTGGGCATGCTTTCATCAGTGGTGCTGTTCGCACCGACACGAGGAAGTTTGACGAGACGTACGACGCACTCAAGTCGCCAGCGGGGAAGGCTGAGCTACCCTGTGAGGAGTATGACGCAGATTCTGGTCATCTCATCAAGCTGGTGTGA
- a CDS encoding Carbohydrate esterase family 4, with protein sequence MPSFLKTAVNLLLLAASAASLPVANPLDLFERQASPGVVIRQCSKPGVLALAYDDGPAQYTSQLVDILNKAGAKATFFWTGTLYGCVYNHKDAIKAAYNSGHQIASHTWTHPSNFGSLSTNDLTQQMQRFEQAMVNIIGKKPAYMRPPYLATGGNVLPTMKSLGYKVITNDVDSGDWNGQTAQQSQQKFQQAGAGGNGHIPLMHETYASTVQTLTPWLINWAKQNNLKLVTVAECLGDANGAYQPGTFTGNGQSTC encoded by the exons ATGCCGTCATTCTTGAAGACCgccgtcaacctcctccttcttgcaGCTAGTGCTGCCTCCCTTCCCGTTGCCAACCCGCTGGACCTCTTTGAACGTCAGGCATCTCCTGGCGTTGTCATCCGTCAGTGCAGCAAGCCTGGTGTTCTGGCTCTCGCCTACGATGACGGCCCAGCGCAGTACACCAGCCAGCTTGTAGATATCCTCAACAAAGCCGGCGCCAAAGCCACCTTCTTCTGGACTGGTACGCTCTATGGCTGTGTCTACAACCATaaggacgccatcaaggctgcctaCAACTCAGGCCATCAGATCGCCAGCCACACCTGGACTCACCCCTCGAACTTTGGCAGTCTGAGCACCAATGACCTCACGCAGCAGATGCAGCGCTTCGAGCAAGCCATGGTGAACATCATCGGCAAGAAGCCCGCGTACATGCGTCCTCCATACCTTGCCACGGGTGGAAACGTGCTGCCCACTATGAAGTCTCTCGGATACAAGGTCATCACTAACGACGTTGACTCTGGCGATTGGAACGGCCAGACCGCCCAGCAGAGTCAGCAGAAGTTCCAGCAAGCCGGTGCAGGCGGCAATGGACATATTCCTCTGATGCATGAGACGTACGCCAGCACGGTTCAGACGCTTACTCCTTGGTTGATCAACTGGGCGAAGCAAAACAACCTCAAGCTTGTCACTGTTG CGGAATGTCTCGGCGATGCCAACGGCGCTTACCAGCCTGGCACCTTTACCGGCAATGGCCAGTCCACTTGCTAG
- a CDS encoding HET domain-containing protein yields MEIPWEARIRRDPKFNPQDNTQGLLPIARFLWDYSTAEGVKAGYKALGQSQKEKLSGFISSLQGSSSKPTLPEEEFVHSPLQGPKGIRLVHVDVQNSTLRCTLRTYSASEIPSYVCLSYVWADFGPMMNRGRDFRETELEVPMFSHSDSADIILNDRRFSIGANLHAAFLGLRQYLDGRPIWVDAMCINQTDSNEKAAQVARMGEIYSAAEKVFIWLGRKHTQRDTAMRILKVWPSFPPNPDNANIEFHGKKFKTAKAFFDATSTGSELISWIGLLTIVTESWWSRVWTVQEFILSKEYAFFYNGAEVPTADFKKAMDWTYFVAVNCSSKLIPSWVTFQPSIFDLKQHGTRLSFLDVAMLGATRMAGDPRDKAWAFLGITDPESIGQPPLKPDYDNRNMGDFYIDLAQRLLRNDAGLLVLSLVNHPLPRESYKFKSKKPIGNRLLDQYKAKKRFPQQDPKFASPKEDVFDEALQPDWGGKGVGYPSWVPKMASAVAMEPIFLREMRAQKARGKPLHDPGWRIFHAASKVQRGFSLSADGKRLSVEAHLLDTIKAAVALPKTEEDEPDFYQAFRSWYPKKSRLADIPYQHQPSATVPSALCRTLLMNIWLTSHPAPEGCEAHFANYLVRISGSASGVKHDLHLNKKPDPEEGDIFPAAMNDVGIDRVLFITEKGYLGLGPARMGVGDVVGLVAGAHVPLVLRQGPGGWILVGETYVEGAMDGELAQKLVFQSVEIV; encoded by the exons ATGGAGATTCCGTGGGAAGCCCGTATTCGTCGTGATCCCAAGTTCAATCCCCAAGACAACACCCAAGGTCTACTCCCGATAGCAAGGTTCCTATGGGATTACTCAACTGCTGAGGGTGTCAAGGCTGGGTATAAAGCTTTGGGGCAGTCACAAAAGGAGAAGTTGAGTGGGTTTATATCTTCTCTGCAGGGTTCTTCATCAAAACCG ACCTTGCCTGAAGAGGAGTTTGTTCACTCTCCACTTCAAGGCCCGAAAGGGATCCGTCTCGTTCACGTTGATGTCCAAAATTCGACGCTACGATGCACCCTCCGGACCTATTCGGCCTCTGAGATCCCATCATATGTCTGTCTCTCGTACGTTTGGGCCGACTTCGGCCCAATGATGAATCGAGGGCGCGACTTTCGCGAGACTGAACTCGAAGTGCCCATGTTTAGTCACTCAGACAGCGCCGATATTATCCTCAACGATCGTCGTTTCTCTATTGGGGCCAACTTGCACGCTGCCTTTCTTGGCCTCCGACAGTATCTCGATGGGAGACCTATCTGGGTAGATGCCATGTGTATCAACCAAACCGATAGCAACGAAAAGGCTGCCCAAGTCGCTCGCATGGGGGAGATATACAGTGCTGCGGAAAAGGTCTTCATTTGGCTTGGTCGGAAACACACCCAGCGAGACACTGCCATGAGGATTCTTAAAGTGTGGCCTTCGTTCCCTCCCAACCCAGACAACGCCAACATCGAGTTCCACGGAAAGAAATTTAAAACCGCCAAGGCCTTCTTTGATGCGACTTCAACTGGGTCCGAACTCATATCTTGGATTGGCCTTCTCACAATTGTCACTGAGAGTTGGTGGAGTCGGGTTTGGACGGTGCAAGAGTTTATTCTCTCAAAGGAGTATGCCTTCTTCTACAACGGAGCTGAAGTACCGACTGCGGATTTCAAGAAGGCAATGGACTGGACTTACTTTGTTGCAGTCAATTGCTCTTCCAAGCTCATTCCCTCTTGGGTCACTTTccaaccatccatctttgACCTCAAACAGCACGGGACAAGGCTGAGCTTTCTCGATGTCGCCATGCTTGGGGCAACGAGGATGGCGGGTGACCCGCGGGACAAGGCCTGGGCTTTTCTGGGGATCACGGACCCGGAATCGATTGGCCAACCTCCTCTCAAGCCTGATTACGATAACCGGAACATGGGAGACTTTTACATCGACCTTGCTCAACGTCTCCTGCGAAATGATGCTGGGCTACTTGTGCTCTCACTTGTCAACCACCCCCTTCCCCGTGAATCATACAAATTCAAATCCAAGAAGCCAATTGGTAACCGTCTTCTCGACCAgtacaaggccaagaagcgctTCCCCCAGCAAGATCCAAAGTTTGCGTCCCCCAAAGAAGACGTCTTTGATGAAGCGCTGCAACCGGACTGGGGTGGCAAAGGCGTGGGCTATCCAAGCTGGGTTCCCAAGATGGCGAGCGCTGTTGCTATGGAACCTATTTTCCTCAGGGAGATGAGAGCTCAGAAGGCTCGCGGGAAGCCTCTTCATGATCCTGGTTGGAGGATTTTCCACGCTGCGTCAAAGGTTCAGAGAGGGTTTTCTTTATCTGCTGATGGGAAAAGACTCTCAGTGGAAGCACATTTGTTGGATACGATTAAAGCTGCGGTTGCACTGCCCAAGActgaagaggatgagccGGATTTCTATCAAGCCTTTCGGTCATGGTACCCCAAGAAGAGTCGCCTAGCGGACATCCCATATCAACACCAGCCTTCAGCCACTGTGCCAAGTGCACTATGCCGCACTCTACTGATGAACATTTGGCTCACCTCTCATCCTGCTCCAGAAGGTTGCGAAGCTCACTTTGCAAACTACCTGGTCCGCATTTCAGGGTCCGCGTCAGGTGTCAAGCATGACCTGCACTTGAATAAGAAACCAGacccagaagaaggagacaTATTTCCTGCAGCCATGAATGACGTTGGGATCGATAGAGTTTTGTTTATAACTGAGAAAGGATACTTGGGTCTCGGCCCAGCAAGGATGGGCGTTGGCGATGTGGTGGGCCTGGTAGCAGGGGCTCATGTACCCCTTGTGTTACGCCAAGGGCCTGGGGGATGGATCTTGGTCGGCGAAACTTACGTGGAAGGAGCCATGGACGGTGAACTTGCTCAGAAACTGGTGTTCCAGAGTGTTGAGATCGTGTAG
- a CDS encoding WSC domain-containing protein encodes MTRLIHAVLFSWATLAVARDAKQQPATMPVLNQSTSQGCFNKLPAGAESVKAKNTYISAGFCNEACRDANKAVAITSPDGCHCADTYPPESALVKDTQCNYPCSAYPMEACGGKDPEAYSVFNTGIELVVDNDDGKTEATTTISSITPPSTPLSSKLPSTTTDGTTVEDTTAVSTPTKGVAAEGTSADSTNDAQSTPSATGTGVPSAAAPRLSSPVGKFVRMFKVFFN; translated from the coding sequence ATGACTAGACTCATCCACGCCgttctcttctcttgggCCACCCTGGCCGTCGCCCGCGACGCGAAACAACAACCTGCGACGATGCCTGTCCTCAACCAGAGCACCTCACAGGGTtgcttcaacaagctcccGGCCGGCGCTGAGTctgtcaaggccaagaataCGTACATCAGCGCGGGATTCTGCAACGAGGCCTGCCGGGACGCCAACAAAGCTGTCGCCATTACCAGCCCTGACGGCTGCCACTGCGCCGACACGTACCCCCCCGAGTCGGCCCTGGTTAAAGACACTCAGTGCAACTACCCATGCTCTGCCTATCCGATGGAGGCTTGCGGCGGTAAGGATCCTGAGGCATACAGTGTCTTCAACACGGGCATTGAGTTGGTGgtcgacaacgacgacggcaAGACTGAGgcgaccaccaccatcagcaGCATCACGCCCCCCTCGACTCCTCTGTCTTCAAAGCTCCCTTCGACCACTACCGACGGAACCACTGTCGAAGACACCACTGCTGTGAGCACCCCTACCAAGGGCGTTGCTGCTGAGGGCACCTCTGCCGACAGCACCAACGACGCCCAGAGCACCCCCAGCGCCACTGGCACCGGCGTCCCCAGCGCCGCCGCCCCTAGACTCTCATCACCCGTCGGCAAGTTTGTCAGGATGTTCAAGGTCTTTTTCAACTAG
- a CDS encoding PARP catalytic domain-containing protein produces MCGILNHSFKILRTNWGCMFGNGVYTTTVSSKADLFAENQDIHSRLHAVFICRIVSNRPQYLRRPDNFRTRPDRGYDSVEAVLTHNGGTVRYPETIVYREDAVIPVGVILYTWREWLP; encoded by the exons ATGTGTGGTATTCTGAACCATTCTTTCAAGATCCTCCGAACAA ACTGGGGATGCATGTTTGGGAACGGGGTATATACCACCACCGTGTCGTCCA AAGCCGACCTCTTTGCTGAGAATCAAGACATTCATTCTCGGCTCCATGCGGTGTTTATTTGCCGGATCGTCAGCAACAGGCCGCAGTACCTTAGGCGTCCTGACAACTTCCGAACCCGTCCCGACCGGGGATACGACAGT GTCGAGGCTGTACTGACGCACAACGGTGGCACTGTCAGGTATCCAGAGACGATTGTGTATCGCGAGGACGCGGTGATTCCAGTCGGGGTGATCCTGTATACCTGGCGAGAGTGGCTGCCTTGA
- a CDS encoding Endo-1,4-beta-xylanase, with protein MVSFSYLLAAVSAFTSVLAVPTAETSENPALSKRTQSSTGNHGGYYYSFWTDNPNTVTYTNQNAGQFSVSWSGNQGNFVGGKGWNPGAARTIKYSGTYNPNGNSYLAVYGWTRNPLIEYYIVENFGTYNPSSGATKKGEVNVDGSVYDIYTSTRTNAPSIEGTRTFQQYWSVRRNKRSSGSVNTGAHFNAWSNVGLKLGSFDYQILAVEGYYSSGSATMTVS; from the exons ATGGTTTCTTTCAGCTACCTCCTCGCAGCTGTGTCTGCCTTCACCAGTGTTCTCGCCGTCCCCACGGCCGAGACCTCTGAGAACCCTGCCCTCTCCAAGCGCACTCAGAGCTCCACCGGCAACCACGGCGGATACTACTACTCATTCTGGACTGACAACCCCAACACTGTCACCTACACCAACCAGAACGCTGGTCAGTTCAGCGTTTCCTGGAGCGGTAATCAGGGCAACTTTGTTGGTGGTAAGGGTTGGAACCCCGGTGCTGCTAG AACTATTAAGTACTCTGGCACCTACAATCCCAACGGCAACAGCTACCTCGCCGTCTACGGCTGGACCCGCAACCCCCTGATTGAGTACTACATCGTCGAGAACTTTGGAACCTACAACCCCTCTTCTGGCGCCACCAAGAAGGGAGAGGTCAACGTCGATGGCTCCGTCTACGACATCTACACCAGCACCCGTACCAACGCTCCCTCCATTGAGGGTACCCGCACTTTCCAGCAGTACTGGTCTGTCCGCCGCAACAAGCGCTCCAGCGGCTCTGTCAACACTGGTGCTCACTTCAACGCTTGGAGCAATGTTGGCCTGAAGCTTGGATCTTTCGATTACCAGATTCTTGCTGTTGAGGGTTACTACAGCTCTGGCTCCGCCACCATGACTGTTTCTTAA